In one window of Candidatus Thermoplasmatota archaeon DNA:
- a CDS encoding C25 family cysteine peptidase: MKKLLPLFVVGFLVLSGLGAVSVANNTIQGSKVMRESVVFSNPVIKDIGAYVTVDLEEVDSSFIEVEKPMLPFVTKVFTFPFGTSITGVHVSFSGGGSIDLSKPVKLAPEPLMVGSINLQTKAVKSNVNTGLYPPKSYDYKTGMGLDGEEHVLYVAVQCYPIRYSDVTNKIYYSQVADIQITYEEPVNPTTFNDEYDMVIISPSEFSNTLQTLIEHKNNNNVRTTLKTTEAIYSEYSGYDEAEKIKYYIKDAIETLGVNYVLLIGSVDKLPIRTTWFFQRHHEYYWNETVLSDLYFADIYDAHGDFCSWDSNGNGLYGEVYRNCPGINDTVDLYPDVNIGRIPCQKISELKTVINKIIHYETSTYGESWFKNMILIGGDTFPGWNGYEGEEKNSITESIMAGFSPTRLWASDGTLTARNINRAINNGAGFIDYSGHGFEIGVGTHPPNDEEKWISYYTPYLAGALNGYKLPIIFFDACLTARLDFNWSSFFKAIKPAEVNSYPSIENIDAFDYIQEISGKQIVGSPDPLSLGDKLFPCFAWCFVKKSFGGAIATIGATRTAYGGIGMGCGYLSLQYYRAYASSETVSEMLTKAQNNYINNIWWDYFTVEEFILIGDPSLKIGGYPTNDNSQNNEYTSQNNQQSIQQYQINMINQQSSNLLQVIKTTKQINNN, from the coding sequence ATGAAGAAACTGTTACCATTGTTTGTAGTAGGATTTTTGGTCCTTAGTGGACTAGGTGCTGTTTCTGTAGCAAATAACACCATTCAGGGCTCGAAAGTGATGAGGGAATCGGTTGTTTTTTCAAACCCTGTGATTAAGGATATAGGGGCATATGTGACTGTTGATCTTGAAGAGGTGGATTCATCTTTTATTGAAGTTGAAAAACCTATGTTACCTTTTGTTACAAAAGTATTCACATTCCCATTTGGGACAAGTATCACTGGTGTTCATGTAAGTTTTTCTGGTGGAGGCAGCATAGATTTATCAAAACCTGTGAAACTTGCTCCCGAGCCTCTAATGGTTGGTAGTATTAATTTGCAGACAAAAGCTGTAAAATCAAATGTGAATACTGGTTTATATCCACCAAAAAGCTATGACTACAAAACCGGTATGGGTCTAGATGGAGAGGAACATGTTTTGTATGTTGCTGTGCAATGCTACCCTATAAGGTATTCTGATGTTACAAACAAGATCTATTACAGCCAAGTTGCTGATATTCAGATAACCTATGAAGAACCAGTAAACCCAACAACATTCAATGATGAATACGACATGGTCATAATATCCCCATCTGAGTTTTCAAACACGCTTCAAACTTTGATAGAACACAAGAACAACAATAACGTCAGAACCACTCTTAAAACAACCGAGGCAATATATTCTGAATACAGTGGTTATGACGAAGCTGAGAAAATAAAATACTACATAAAAGATGCTATTGAAACATTGGGTGTAAACTATGTTCTACTAATTGGTAGTGTTGACAAATTACCTATTAGAACAACGTGGTTTTTCCAGAGACATCATGAGTATTATTGGAATGAAACTGTTCTGTCTGATCTATATTTTGCAGATATATATGATGCTCATGGTGATTTCTGCAGCTGGGACTCCAATGGTAATGGTTTGTATGGAGAAGTCTATCGTAATTGCCCTGGTATAAATGACACCGTTGATCTTTACCCTGATGTTAACATAGGTCGTATACCCTGCCAAAAGATTTCTGAGTTGAAAACCGTCATCAACAAAATCATTCACTATGAGACAAGTACATATGGTGAAAGCTGGTTTAAAAATATGATACTCATAGGTGGAGATACGTTCCCTGGTTGGAATGGATATGAGGGTGAGGAAAAGAATTCTATAACAGAGAGTATAATGGCAGGTTTTAGCCCTACTAGACTCTGGGCCTCTGATGGTACACTTACTGCACGGAATATAAATAGGGCGATAAACAACGGCGCTGGTTTTATTGATTACTCAGGGCATGGTTTTGAAATAGGCGTAGGTACTCACCCCCCAAATGATGAAGAAAAATGGATTTCTTATTATACACCCTATCTTGCAGGTGCTCTGAATGGTTATAAGCTCCCTATCATCTTTTTTGATGCGTGTTTAACTGCGAGACTTGATTTCAACTGGTCTAGTTTTTTTAAGGCAATTAAACCTGCTGAAGTAAATTCTTATCCATCTATAGAAAACATTGATGCCTTTGATTACATCCAAGAAATTTCAGGTAAACAGATCGTAGGATCACCTGATCCTTTATCACTAGGTGACAAGTTGTTCCCATGTTTTGCTTGGTGTTTTGTTAAAAAGAGTTTTGGTGGTGCTATCGCAACTATTGGCGCAACTAGAACAGCATATGGCGGCATAGGCATGGGTTGTGGTTATCTCTCTTTGCAGTACTATAGAGCATATGCAAGTAGCGAAACAGTATCTGAGATGCTGACGAAAGCACAGAATAATTACATCAACAATATTTGGTGGGACTATTTCACAGTTGAGGAATTCATACTTATAGGTGACCCAAGCCTGAAAATAGGGGGTTACCCAACAAATGATAATTCCCAAAACAACGA